Proteins from a genomic interval of Zingiber officinale cultivar Zhangliang chromosome 1B, Zo_v1.1, whole genome shotgun sequence:
- the LOC122044960 gene encoding pathogenesis-related genes transcriptional activator PTI6-like, with protein MVILDASGSVSSVIKSPRSIHTTPCSPASGSTPKTLPKTLSCFDRISPRSWRNRNGKEEKEVPVLDLVEIGVRGRSNLGSFVFEWVAGSRVRRRGRAGSYMDLKVEEAVAVVGKTVGVERSGFGRKRLVRIHFGDADATDSSSSDEGSGAERRIKRQVFEIRVAVPSATPTRKAAERKKSAVKRGAAPVAAESSERIRFRGVRMRPWGRWSAEIRDPHQRKRVWLGTFDTAEAAAAAYDSAAVRLKGSKAVTNFPTEAPTEAMPQSENKDGPFPVSLWSPTSVLRYGDEPSPFDCFAEPALDLSFGVDAYDTSSLFLSDSFWERLPRPWEGEVGDFNADDFD; from the coding sequence ATGGTCATTTTAGATGCAAGTGGGTCTGTGAGTTCGGTCATTAAAAGTCCGCGATCGATCCATACCACGCCTTGTTCTCCCGCGTCTGGATCGACTCCAAAAACCCTCCCCAAAACCCTCTCCTGTTTCGATCGAATCTCACCTCGCTCCTGGCGAAATCGGAACgggaaggaagaaaaggaggtacctgttcttgatctgGTCGAGATCGGAGTCCGCGGTCGTAGTAATTTGGGCTCTTTCGTTTTCGAATGGGTCGCCGGAAGTAGGGTTCGGAGAAGGGGGCGAGCAGGAAGTTATATGGATTTGAAGGTGGAGGAGGCCGTTGCGGTGGTGGGGAAGACGGTTGGTGTGGAAAGATCGGGTTTCGGCCGGAAGCGGCTCGTCCGGATCCACTTCGGCGACGCCGATGCGACCGATTCGTCGTCGAGCGACGAGGGGTCCGGCGCTGAGCGCCGGATCAAGCGGCAGGTGTTCGAGATCCGAGTCGCGGTTCCCTCCGCGACTCCGACGCGCAAGGCGGCGGAGCGGAAGAAGTCGGCGGTGAAGAGGGGAGCGGCGCCGGTGGCGGCGGAGTCGAGCGAGAGGATTCGGTTCCGCGGGGTGCGGATGCGGCCGTGGGGCCGGTGGTCGGCGGAGATCCGCGACCCGCACCAGCGGAAGCGGGTGTGGCTCGGCACCTTCGACAcggcggaggcggcggcggcggcctaCGACTCGGCCGCGGTGAGGCTGAAGGGGTCGAAGGCGGTGACCAACTTCCCGACCGAGGCACCGACGGAGGCCATGCCGCAGTCCGAAAACAAGGACGGACCCTTCCCGGTGTCACTGTGGTCGCCGACGTCGGTGCTCCGCTACGGCGACGAACCGTCGCCGTTCGACTGCTTCGCGGAACCGGCGCTCGACCTGTCGTTCGGAGTCGACGCCTACGACACGTCCTCTTTGTTCCTGTCCGACTCATTCTGGGAGCGTCTGCCGAGGCCGTGGGAGGGGGAGGTCGGTGATTTCAACGCCGACGATTTCGACTAG
- the LOC121991021 gene encoding mannan endo-1,4-beta-mannosidase 8-like: MVTLLPNPTSHFFSPSLQSIFLSTFFILLIEDSSTLIDRARGVALTGMEDDPWLLVEKKGGHFAAGDRPFFVHGFNTYWLMVFAADPDTRSKVSDVLREASSAGLNVCRTWAFNDGGWRALQVSPHVYDDQVFEGLDFVVSEARKHGVRLILSFCNNWEDYGGKAQYVRWGKDAGLDLSSDDAFFSDPTLKGYYKAFAKTVITRINTFTNVAYKDDPTILAWELINEPRCPSDPSGDTLQAWFEEMVAHVKSIDPVHMLEIGVEGFYGPSTPERLELNPYESAGREGTDFIRNHQVPGVDFASVHVYSDTWLPDPDSNVHLQFVRAWMHQHIEDAEALLGMPIVFGEFGVSVKDERFNSEFQQTFMETVYDTFLSSSQNRDVGGGSLVWQLFPEGTDHMDDGYAVVLARSPSTMLMVSRHSENLNVYRLGGYNEAKESSIPESNIHDEL, encoded by the exons atggttACTCTTCTTCCTAATCCGACGAGCCATTTCTTCTCTCCATCGCTTCAATCCATCTTCCTATCTACATTTTTCATCCTTCTGATCGAAGATTCTTCTACGCTAATCGACAG GGCTCGCGGCGTCGCCTTGACCGGCATGGAGGACGATCCATGGCTCCTAGTGGAGAAGAAAGGCGGGCACTTTGCTGCCGGAGACCGCCCCTTCTTCGTCCACGGCTTCAACACCTACTGGCTGATGGTCTTCGCCGCCGACCCGGACACGAGAAGCAAGGTCAGCGACGTCTTACGGGAGGCCTCCTCCGCCGGGCTCAACGTATGCCGGACCTGGGCCTTCAACGACGGCGGCTGGCGCGCCCTCCAGGTCTCCCCTCACGTTTACGACGACCAGGTCTTCGAG GGTCTGGATTTCGTGGTCAGCGAGGCAAGGAAGCATGGGGTGCGGTTGATACTCTCGTTCTGCAACAACTGGGAGGATTACGGGGGGAAGGCTCAGTACGTGAGGTGGGGGAAGGACGCCGGATTGGATTTGTCTTCCGACGATGCGTTCTTCTCTGATCCAACTCTCAAAGGCTACTACAAAGCCTTTGCTAAG ACTGTCATCACTAGAATCAATACATTCACGAATGTGGCATACAAAGATGATCCCACCATACTTGCCTGGGAGTTGATTAATGAGCCACGGTGCCCCTCGGATCCTTCTGGCGATACCTTGCAG GCATGGTTTGAGGAGATGGTGGCGCATGTGAAGTCCATTGATCCAGTGCACATGCTGGAGATCGGGGTGGAAGGTTTCTACGGCCCATCTACGCCCGAAAGATTGGAGCTGAACCCCTATGAATCTGCAGGTCGGGAAGGAACAGATTTCATCAGGAACCATCAAGTTCCTGGCGTTGACTTTGCTTCAGTTCATGTTTACTCCGATACCTG GTTGCCCGATCCAGACTCCAATGTTCATCTACAATTCGTGAGGGCCTGGATGCATCAGCACATCGAGGATGCAGAGGCATTGCTCGGAATGCCAATTGTTTTCGGTGAGTTTGGAGTGTCGGTGAAGGATGAAAGGTTCAACTCCGAGTTTCAACAGACATTCATGGAGACAGTGTATGACACTTTCCTGAGCTCCAGTCAAAACAGGGATGTTGGGGGAGGATCCCTTGTTTGGCAGCTCTTTCCTGAGGGCACAGACCACATGGATGATGGATATGCTGTTGTTCTAGCCAGGTCTCCTTCCACAATGCTGATGGTTTCACGACACTCTGAAAACCTTAATGTTTACCGTCTCGGGGGCTACAATGAGGCGAAGGAGAGCTCTATTCCTGAATCAAACATCCACGATGAATTGTGA
- the LOC121991031 gene encoding uncharacterized aarF domain-containing protein kinase At5g05200, chloroplastic-like isoform X2, translating into MAISSVRGATSAGFPLLFNYSRRPAMTRSVRLRNFNRPSRRTLVLARYSQASDISTRFQDSMEKLPKLVEDIIQTSINTGPRGALRLAQGIQAVVGVGGEWLTDLSKATNASSALPPNMQLGLLSPLYLRKLFERLGATYIKLGQFIASAPTLFPTEYVQEFQNCFDRAPAIPFNEIEAILREELQRPLDSIYEYIDPVPVASASIAQVHGARLKNSQQEVVIKVLKPGIEDILVADLNFVYIVARILEFLNPELRRTSLVGIVRDIKDSMLEEVDFQKEATNIESFRRYLENMGLERQAKAPIVYRHCSSRRVLTMERLYGVPLTDLDSIRSLVPDPELTLVTALNVWFGSLIACDNFHADVHAGNLWLLRDGRIGFLDFGIVGRISPKTWAAMEAFLASFANEDYESMATSLIEMGATEKNVDVSAFARDLEKIFSSIQDLDTEVVVATARTPDASAAAISANVIVDERQMNALFLDVVRVSESYGLKFPREFALLMKQLLYFDRYTRLLAPNMNMLQDQRITIVSNRRMRRSMGEYSSSGL; encoded by the exons ATGGCGATCTCATCCGTCAGGGGCGCGACTAGCGCCGGCTTCCCCCTGCTTTTCAACTACTCTCGG CGACCTGCGATGACACGCTCAGTACGGTTGAGGAATTTCAATCGCCCATCGAGAAGAACCTTGGTGTTGGCTAGGTATTCGCAGGCTAGTGATATATCCACACGATTCCAAG ATAGCATGGAAAAATTGCCCAAGCTAGTTGAAGACATCATTCAAACATCAATTAACACAGGGCCTAGAGGCGCATTAAGACTGGCGCAAGGCATTCAAGCTGTTGTTGGGGTCGGAGGGGAGTGGCTTACTGATTTATCCAAG GCAACAAATGCGTCATCGGCCTTGCCACCTAACATGCAGCTCGGATTACTTTCACCTCTTTACCTGAGGAAGCTATTTGAACGCCTGGGAGCAACATATATCAAGTTGGGACAG TTCATTGCATCTGCTCCAACACTGTTTCCTACAGAGTATGTTCAGGAGTTTCAGAACTGTTTTGATCGGGCCCCTGCAATTCCTTTCAATGAGATTGAAGCAATATTGCGCGAGGAGCTGCAGAGACCACTAGATAGCATCTATGAGTATATTGATCCTGTTCCAGTAGCCTCAGCTTCTATAGCTCAG GTTCATGGTGCCCGGCTAAAAAATTCACAGCAGGAAGTTGTGATAAAGGTTTTAAAGCCTGGCATCGAAGATATATTAGTTGCAGATCTGAATTTTGTTTATATTGTTGCTCGGatcttggagttcctaaacccaGAACTTCGTCGGACATCACTG GTAGGAATCGTGAGAGATATAAAGGACTCGATGCTTGAAGAAGTTGACTTCCAAAAAGAAGCTACTAATATTGAATCTTTCAGGAGATATTTAGAAAACATGGGACTTGAGAGGCAGGCCAAGGCTCCCATTGTTTATCGGCATTGTAGCTCACGCCGTGTGTTGACAATGGAGAGACTTTATGGGGTTCCTCTCACTGACCTTGATTCTATAAGATCTCTTGTTCCAGATCCTGAACTGACTTTAGTTACTGCACTGAATGTCTG GTTTGGAAGCTTGATTGCATGTGACAACTTCCATGCAGATGTGCATGCAGGAAATTTGTGGTTGCTTCGTGATGGTCGAATTGGTTTTCTTGATTTTG GAATTGTGGGGCGTATATCTCCAAAGACGTGGGCAGCCATGGAGGCCTTTTTGGCATCCTTTGCAAATGAAGATTATGAATCTATGGCTACTTCGTTAATTGAAATGGGCGCTACAGAGAAAAATGTAGATGTTAGTGCCTTTGCAAGAGACTTGGAGAAAATATTTTCTTCCATACAG GATCTAGATACCGAAGTTGTTGTTGCAACTGCAAGAACGCCTGATGCATCTGCAGCTGCTATTTCTGCGAATGTGATTGTTGATGAGAGGCAGATGAACGCATTGTTCCTCGATGTG GTAAGAGTAAGCGAGTCATACGGGCTGAAATTTCCTCGTGAATTTGCACTTCTCATGAAGCAACTGTTGTACTTTGATCGTTACACCCGATTGCTTGCGCCCAACATGAACATGCTTCAGGACCAGAGGATAACTATAGTCTCCAACCGGCGAATGCGAAGAAGCATGGGGGAGTATTCTAGTTCTGGTCTGTAG
- the LOC121991031 gene encoding uncharacterized aarF domain-containing protein kinase At5g05200, chloroplastic-like isoform X1, with the protein MAISSVRGATSAGFPLLFNYSRVLGSPSIAFFVACLPFVCFRPAMTRSVRLRNFNRPSRRTLVLARYSQASDISTRFQDSMEKLPKLVEDIIQTSINTGPRGALRLAQGIQAVVGVGGEWLTDLSKATNASSALPPNMQLGLLSPLYLRKLFERLGATYIKLGQFIASAPTLFPTEYVQEFQNCFDRAPAIPFNEIEAILREELQRPLDSIYEYIDPVPVASASIAQVHGARLKNSQQEVVIKVLKPGIEDILVADLNFVYIVARILEFLNPELRRTSLVGIVRDIKDSMLEEVDFQKEATNIESFRRYLENMGLERQAKAPIVYRHCSSRRVLTMERLYGVPLTDLDSIRSLVPDPELTLVTALNVWFGSLIACDNFHADVHAGNLWLLRDGRIGFLDFGIVGRISPKTWAAMEAFLASFANEDYESMATSLIEMGATEKNVDVSAFARDLEKIFSSIQDLDTEVVVATARTPDASAAAISANVIVDERQMNALFLDVVRVSESYGLKFPREFALLMKQLLYFDRYTRLLAPNMNMLQDQRITIVSNRRMRRSMGEYSSSGL; encoded by the exons ATGGCGATCTCATCCGTCAGGGGCGCGACTAGCGCCGGCTTCCCCCTGCTTTTCAACTACTCTCGGGTCCTCGGTTCTCCCTCGATTGCCTTCTTCGTTGCCTGCCTTCCATTTGTTTGTTTC CGACCTGCGATGACACGCTCAGTACGGTTGAGGAATTTCAATCGCCCATCGAGAAGAACCTTGGTGTTGGCTAGGTATTCGCAGGCTAGTGATATATCCACACGATTCCAAG ATAGCATGGAAAAATTGCCCAAGCTAGTTGAAGACATCATTCAAACATCAATTAACACAGGGCCTAGAGGCGCATTAAGACTGGCGCAAGGCATTCAAGCTGTTGTTGGGGTCGGAGGGGAGTGGCTTACTGATTTATCCAAG GCAACAAATGCGTCATCGGCCTTGCCACCTAACATGCAGCTCGGATTACTTTCACCTCTTTACCTGAGGAAGCTATTTGAACGCCTGGGAGCAACATATATCAAGTTGGGACAG TTCATTGCATCTGCTCCAACACTGTTTCCTACAGAGTATGTTCAGGAGTTTCAGAACTGTTTTGATCGGGCCCCTGCAATTCCTTTCAATGAGATTGAAGCAATATTGCGCGAGGAGCTGCAGAGACCACTAGATAGCATCTATGAGTATATTGATCCTGTTCCAGTAGCCTCAGCTTCTATAGCTCAG GTTCATGGTGCCCGGCTAAAAAATTCACAGCAGGAAGTTGTGATAAAGGTTTTAAAGCCTGGCATCGAAGATATATTAGTTGCAGATCTGAATTTTGTTTATATTGTTGCTCGGatcttggagttcctaaacccaGAACTTCGTCGGACATCACTG GTAGGAATCGTGAGAGATATAAAGGACTCGATGCTTGAAGAAGTTGACTTCCAAAAAGAAGCTACTAATATTGAATCTTTCAGGAGATATTTAGAAAACATGGGACTTGAGAGGCAGGCCAAGGCTCCCATTGTTTATCGGCATTGTAGCTCACGCCGTGTGTTGACAATGGAGAGACTTTATGGGGTTCCTCTCACTGACCTTGATTCTATAAGATCTCTTGTTCCAGATCCTGAACTGACTTTAGTTACTGCACTGAATGTCTG GTTTGGAAGCTTGATTGCATGTGACAACTTCCATGCAGATGTGCATGCAGGAAATTTGTGGTTGCTTCGTGATGGTCGAATTGGTTTTCTTGATTTTG GAATTGTGGGGCGTATATCTCCAAAGACGTGGGCAGCCATGGAGGCCTTTTTGGCATCCTTTGCAAATGAAGATTATGAATCTATGGCTACTTCGTTAATTGAAATGGGCGCTACAGAGAAAAATGTAGATGTTAGTGCCTTTGCAAGAGACTTGGAGAAAATATTTTCTTCCATACAG GATCTAGATACCGAAGTTGTTGTTGCAACTGCAAGAACGCCTGATGCATCTGCAGCTGCTATTTCTGCGAATGTGATTGTTGATGAGAGGCAGATGAACGCATTGTTCCTCGATGTG GTAAGAGTAAGCGAGTCATACGGGCTGAAATTTCCTCGTGAATTTGCACTTCTCATGAAGCAACTGTTGTACTTTGATCGTTACACCCGATTGCTTGCGCCCAACATGAACATGCTTCAGGACCAGAGGATAACTATAGTCTCCAACCGGCGAATGCGAAGAAGCATGGGGGAGTATTCTAGTTCTGGTCTGTAG
- the LOC121991044 gene encoding probable WRKY transcription factor 70 has product MGSHDHDRGSSWQMVKTMVIEELLKGQDSATRLQALLQFEESPLLGNSSGGNPMMELVAEVIETFSGAITLLGKETTPEAPLAQASSDEQKSEISCMKRKIQTPRRSGYRRRSHPYTCRTIITKEIEDGYTWRKYGQKIIYGTTHQRSYYRCSHKFDRGCQATRQVQKTEDASMFTIIYMGEHTCVDSTKLATPWIISFNSGDTANTHQEAPLSSAPLLPPIKLECDEEVLSNNSPRSGSTELLVLPDFSDFEGSAPVAHFMGVTWDQLDVTSSIRSSTSSLDMEFDPETFRLDDMLDFSEG; this is encoded by the exons ATGGGATCTCATGATCATGATCGAGGCAGTTCATGGCAGATGGTGAAGACGATGGTGATCGAAGAGTTGCTCAAGGGGCAGGACTCGGCTACTCGCCTGCAAGCCCTGCTGCAGTTTGAGGAGAGCCCTCTGCTGGGGAACTCTTCTGGTGGCAATCCGATGATGGAGTTGGTCGCTGAGGTAATAGAAACCTTCTCAGGAGCAATCACTTTGTTGGGCAAGGAGACAACACCTGAAGCGCCACTTGCTCAGGCCAGTTCTGATGAACAGAAGAGTGAAATCTCCTGTATGAAGAGGAAGATCCAAACACCAAGAAGATCCGGATATAGAAGAAG ATCACATCCATACACATGCAGAACAATTATTACCAAGGAGATCGAAGATGGCTACACATGGAGAAAGTATGGACAGAAGATCATATACGGTACTACACATCAAAG AAGCTACTACAGATGCTCACACAAGTTTGACAGAGGTTGCCAAGCCACGCGACAAGTCCAGAAGACAGAGGATGCCTCCATGTTCACCATCATCTACATGGGAGAACACACATGCGTGGATTCAACCAAGTTAGCGACGCCTTGGATTATCAGTTTCAATTCAGGAGACACTGCAAATACTCACCAAGAAGCTCCTCTTTCTTCTGCGCCACTTCTCCCCCCAATAAAGCTGGAGTGCGATGAAGAAGTGCTAAGCAATAACTCACCTCGCAGTGGCTCAACAGAACTTCTGGTGCTCCCTGACTTCTCAGACTTCGAAGGTTCTGCTCCAGTGGCGCATTTCATGGGGGTTACTTGGGACCAATTGGATGTTACATCAAGCATTCGATCTTCTACCAGCAGCTTAGATATGGAATTTGATCCAGAGACATTCAGGCTTGATGATATGCTGGACTTCAGCGAGGGCTAG